One window from the genome of Paraconexibacter algicola encodes:
- a CDS encoding SDR family NAD(P)-dependent oxidoreductase, protein MSHAALITGASRGIGRGVAVALAGAGFDVALTARSADALGETATAAREAGAATAVALPADAGDMEAMRSVAHDAARALGRAPDVLVHCAGIARNGPSAQLSLGDFEESQRVNVTAAFVLAQELAPAMVEGGWGRIVTIGSLYSRFGVAQTAAYTSTKHAVLGLTRVLAAEYVRKGITANCIVPGFVDTEMVRDEVAKAATARGTSEEEILTKFLRIQPIGRMVTTQELGALVAFLCSDAAAPITGQAINIDGGAHQA, encoded by the coding sequence ATGTCCCACGCCGCTCTCATCACCGGCGCGAGCCGCGGCATCGGCCGGGGCGTCGCCGTCGCCCTCGCCGGCGCCGGGTTCGACGTCGCCCTCACCGCACGGAGCGCCGACGCGCTCGGGGAGACCGCCACGGCGGCGCGCGAGGCGGGCGCGGCCACGGCGGTGGCGCTGCCCGCCGACGCCGGGGACATGGAGGCGATGCGCTCCGTGGCGCACGACGCGGCCCGCGCGCTCGGACGCGCGCCCGACGTCCTGGTGCACTGCGCCGGGATCGCTCGCAACGGTCCCAGCGCGCAGCTGTCGCTCGGCGACTTCGAGGAGTCCCAGCGCGTCAACGTGACCGCCGCGTTCGTCCTCGCCCAGGAGCTGGCGCCCGCGATGGTGGAGGGGGGCTGGGGTCGGATCGTGACGATCGGCTCCCTGTACAGCCGCTTCGGCGTCGCGCAGACCGCCGCGTACACGTCGACCAAGCACGCGGTCCTCGGACTCACGCGCGTGCTCGCGGCGGAGTACGTGCGCAAGGGGATCACCGCGAACTGCATCGTCCCGGGCTTCGTCGACACCGAGATGGTCCGTGACGAGGTCGCGAAGGCGGCGACGGCGCGCGGCACCTCCGAGGAGGAGATCCTCACGAAGTTCCTGCGCATCCAGCCGATCGGCCGGATGGTCACGACGCAGGAGCTCGGGGCGCTCGTCGCGTTCCTCTGCAGCGACGCGGCCGCGCCGATCACCGGGCAGGCGATCAACATCGACGGCGGCGCGCACCAGGCATGA
- a CDS encoding zinc-dependent alcohol dehydrogenase codes for MTTRSTRALVFRAPGELALEERALAPLRDGDALLRVEWCGICGSDLHVFSSGWRVAPGQVLGHEFSATVLEAPGVDGVAAGDRVVVNPLLGCADSSCRACLAGLQHLCQRRRGVLGLTVPGAFADLVVVPGARLGVELHRLPDAVPGDVGALHEPLTVARHAFEVSDVTPEDHVVVYGAGAIGLGLVRWLVRAGCATVLVVDPLPVRREAALRQGADAALAPEEPLGPLLGGAWTPGKADLVVDCAGVAAVIEDGLKIVRPGGRLTLAAVTLGPDAVPSTRVLDKEITVRGAQGFTVAEHTRAVAELPSWDAAPSVISHRFPLDGWADAFAAQLDRGASVKVLIGG; via the coding sequence ATGACGACCCGGTCGACCCGCGCCCTGGTGTTCCGGGCGCCCGGCGAGCTCGCCCTCGAGGAGCGGGCGCTGGCGCCCCTGCGCGACGGCGACGCCCTGCTGCGCGTGGAGTGGTGCGGCATCTGCGGCTCGGACCTGCACGTGTTCTCCAGCGGCTGGCGGGTCGCGCCCGGGCAGGTGCTCGGGCACGAGTTCTCCGCGACCGTGCTCGAGGCCCCGGGCGTCGACGGTGTGGCTGCGGGCGACCGCGTGGTCGTGAACCCGTTGCTCGGGTGCGCGGACTCGTCGTGCCGAGCCTGTCTGGCCGGACTGCAGCACCTGTGCCAGCGGCGTCGCGGGGTGCTCGGCCTGACCGTCCCGGGCGCGTTCGCCGACCTCGTCGTCGTGCCGGGCGCACGCCTGGGCGTGGAGCTGCACCGGCTGCCCGACGCCGTCCCGGGCGACGTGGGCGCGCTGCACGAGCCGCTGACGGTCGCGCGGCACGCGTTCGAGGTCTCGGACGTCACGCCGGAGGATCACGTGGTGGTCTACGGGGCGGGCGCGATCGGGCTGGGCCTGGTCCGCTGGCTGGTCCGGGCGGGCTGCGCGACGGTCCTCGTGGTGGACCCGCTGCCGGTGCGGCGCGAGGCGGCGCTGCGCCAGGGCGCCGACGCCGCGCTCGCGCCGGAGGAGCCGCTGGGACCGCTGCTCGGCGGCGCGTGGACGCCCGGCAAGGCCGACCTGGTCGTGGACTGCGCCGGGGTCGCCGCGGTGATCGAGGACGGGCTGAAGATCGTCCGCCCCGGCGGCCGCCTGACGCTCGCCGCCGTGACGCTCGGCCCCGACGCCGTGCCGTCCACGCGCGTGCTCGACAAGGAGATCACGGTGCGCGGCGCGCAGGGCTTCACCGTCGCCGAGCACACCCGGGCCGTCGCCGAGCTGCCGTCCTGGGACGCCGCCCCGTCGGTGATCTCCCACCGCTTCCCGCTGGACGGGTGGGCCGACGCGTTCGCCGCCCAGCTGGACCGCGGCGCGAGCGTCAAGGTCCTCATCGGCGGCTGA
- a CDS encoding HAD family hydrolase — MPSPPQALLIDFGGVLTTDVHESFGAFCRAAGGRGDEIARAFRESAAARELLVERETGRLSETAYEERFSALLRADGLDVPATGLLAGMTAALRRDDAMWDVVDAVRAAGVPCVLVSNALDDASYEGYDLDRHFDAVVLSHAPDVACRKPSRRIYALAAARVGVDVARCVMVDDLQQNLDGAARLGVHGVLHRRADETAPVLRAVFGLEPGG, encoded by the coding sequence TTGCCTAGCCCGCCGCAGGCCCTGCTGATCGACTTCGGGGGCGTCCTGACCACGGACGTCCACGAGTCGTTCGGCGCGTTCTGCCGCGCCGCGGGCGGGCGGGGGGACGAGATCGCCCGCGCCTTCCGGGAGTCCGCCGCGGCCCGAGAGCTGCTCGTCGAGCGCGAGACCGGCCGGCTGTCGGAGACCGCGTACGAGGAGCGGTTCAGCGCACTGCTGCGCGCGGACGGGCTGGACGTCCCCGCCACCGGGCTGCTCGCCGGGATGACCGCGGCACTGCGGCGCGACGACGCGATGTGGGACGTCGTCGACGCGGTGCGCGCCGCCGGCGTGCCGTGCGTCCTCGTGTCCAACGCGCTGGACGACGCCTCCTACGAGGGCTACGACCTCGACCGGCACTTCGACGCGGTCGTGCTCTCGCACGCCCCGGACGTCGCGTGCCGCAAGCCGTCCCGCCGGATCTACGCGCTCGCCGCTGCCCGGGTCGGCGTCGACGTCGCGCGGTGCGTCATGGTCGACGACCTGCAGCAGAACCTCGACGGTGCCGCCCGGCTGGGCGTCCACGGCGTGCTGCACCGCCGCGCCGACGAGACGGCCCCGGTGCTGCGCGCGGTGTTCGGCCTCGAGCCGGGCGGGTAG
- a CDS encoding acyl-CoA dehydrogenase family protein, whose amino-acid sequence MSWNFSTEPEFERKLEWMRDFVREEVYPLETLDLDYRQFREIIKPLQDEVRAQGLWAAHLGPELGGQGFGQVKLGLMHEILGGSELAPPVFGVHAPDTGNSELLAIGGTEEQKRKWMDPLLANEIWSAYSMTEQGTGSDPTQFTTSAVLDGDEWVVNGTKYCVGNGDRSDIHILMCVTDPDADRHSRASMLIIPTDVPGITTRPISLMSDPEDHGVLHTHVEVTYEDVRVPRENLLGERGKGFALAQKRLGPGRIHHCMRWIGVSRRAFDMLCERAVSKSVHGSYLKDKGVIQNWIAESIAAIESSRLLTLHAAWKIDEVGATNARQEIAMIKYHCATSQYEVLDRAIQIHGALGFSGDLPLEHMYRWARASRLYDGPDEVHKMGVAKRILRGYEPHDLPSEHVPTRRAAALEKYGEQLAALGALA is encoded by the coding sequence ATGTCCTGGAACTTCTCCACGGAACCCGAGTTCGAGCGCAAGCTCGAGTGGATGCGCGACTTCGTGCGCGAGGAGGTCTACCCGCTCGAGACGCTGGACCTCGACTACCGCCAGTTCCGGGAGATCATCAAGCCGCTCCAGGACGAGGTCCGCGCGCAGGGCCTGTGGGCCGCGCACCTCGGTCCCGAGCTCGGCGGCCAGGGCTTCGGCCAGGTCAAGCTCGGGCTGATGCACGAGATCCTCGGCGGCTCCGAGCTCGCCCCGCCCGTGTTCGGCGTGCACGCGCCCGACACCGGCAACTCCGAGCTGCTCGCGATCGGGGGGACCGAGGAGCAGAAGCGCAAGTGGATGGACCCGCTGCTCGCCAACGAGATCTGGTCCGCCTACTCGATGACCGAGCAGGGCACCGGCTCCGACCCGACGCAGTTCACGACCTCCGCCGTCCTCGACGGGGACGAGTGGGTCGTCAACGGGACGAAGTACTGCGTCGGCAACGGCGACCGGTCCGACATCCACATCCTCATGTGCGTCACCGACCCGGACGCGGACCGCCACTCGCGCGCGTCGATGCTGATCATCCCCACCGACGTGCCGGGCATCACCACGCGGCCGATCTCGCTGATGAGCGACCCCGAGGACCACGGGGTCCTCCACACGCACGTCGAGGTCACCTACGAGGACGTCCGCGTCCCGCGCGAGAACCTCCTCGGCGAGCGCGGCAAGGGCTTCGCGCTCGCGCAGAAGCGTCTGGGTCCGGGCCGCATCCACCACTGCATGCGCTGGATCGGCGTCTCGCGTCGGGCCTTCGACATGCTCTGCGAGCGGGCCGTGAGCAAGAGCGTCCACGGGTCCTACCTCAAGGACAAGGGCGTCATCCAGAACTGGATCGCCGAGTCGATCGCGGCGATCGAGTCCTCGCGGCTGCTCACGCTGCACGCGGCGTGGAAGATCGACGAGGTCGGCGCCACGAACGCCCGCCAGGAGATCGCGATGATCAAGTACCACTGCGCCACGTCGCAGTACGAGGTGCTCGACCGCGCGATCCAGATCCACGGGGCGCTCGGGTTCTCCGGCGACCTGCCGCTCGAGCACATGTACCGCTGGGCGCGTGCGTCACGCCTCTACGACGGGCCGGACGAGGTCCACAAGATGGGCGTCGCCAAGCGCATCCTGCGCGGCTACGAGCCCCACGACCTGCCGAGCGAGCACGTGCCCACCCGCCGGGCCGCCGCCCTGGAGAAGTACGGCGAGCAGCTCGCCGCGCTCGGCGCGCTTGCCTAG
- a CDS encoding enoyl-CoA hydratase/isomerase family protein — MSSLVTVERLRDGVALLTLRRPEKLNALTWDMMRSFLSSLEDLGRDESVRVVVLTGEGRGFCAGLDIGQDDGVGSRADVFSAYRGQETVAQLALTVRNLPQPVIAAVNGPASGGGMAITLASDIRICAPQARFNVAFVRIGLSGADAGVSHLLPRIVGLGMASELMLTGRQVLADEALRIGLANRVVPAEALLDEAASLAGQIAQNSPFGVFMTKQVLHRNVDAGSLEQAIELENRTQILASRTEDMPEALAAFKEKRSPNFKGR, encoded by the coding sequence ATGTCCTCGCTGGTCACGGTCGAGCGCCTGCGCGACGGCGTCGCACTGCTCACCCTCCGCCGTCCGGAGAAGCTCAACGCCCTGACCTGGGACATGATGCGGTCGTTCCTCTCCTCCCTGGAGGATCTCGGCCGGGACGAGTCGGTCCGCGTGGTCGTCCTGACCGGGGAGGGCCGGGGCTTCTGCGCCGGCCTGGACATCGGTCAGGACGACGGCGTCGGCTCCCGCGCCGACGTGTTCAGCGCGTACCGCGGCCAGGAGACCGTCGCGCAGCTCGCGCTGACGGTCCGCAACCTGCCCCAGCCGGTGATCGCCGCGGTGAACGGTCCGGCGAGCGGGGGAGGGATGGCGATCACCCTCGCCTCGGACATCCGGATCTGCGCGCCGCAGGCGCGGTTCAACGTCGCGTTCGTCCGCATCGGCCTGTCCGGCGCGGACGCCGGCGTCTCGCATCTGCTGCCGCGCATCGTCGGGCTCGGGATGGCGTCCGAGCTGATGCTCACCGGCCGTCAGGTGCTGGCCGACGAGGCGTTGCGCATCGGCCTGGCCAACCGCGTGGTGCCCGCGGAGGCGCTGCTCGACGAGGCCGCGTCGCTGGCCGGGCAGATCGCGCAGAACTCCCCGTTCGGCGTGTTCATGACCAAGCAGGTGCTGCACCGCAACGTCGACGCGGGCTCGCTGGAGCAGGCGATCGAGCTGGAGAACCGCACGCAGATCCTCGCCAGCCGCACCGAGGACATGCCGGAGGCCCTTGCGGCCTTCAAGGAGAAGCGGTCGCCGAACTTCAAGGGTCGATAG
- a CDS encoding CaiB/BaiF CoA transferase family protein: MGALDGLKVIEIAGLGPGPFACMALADMGAEVLRVDRASAVDGADGRPETTQPDYLLYRGRRSVALDLKHPDGVATVLRLVERADVLVEGFRPGVAERLGIGPDACHAVNPRLVYGRMTGWGQDGAMAREPGHDINYIALTGALDATGRAGQPPTPPLNLVGDFGGGGMLLAVGILAALWSARSTGAGQVVDAAMVDGAALLMTGFFGWRDLGQWSAERGTNLLDSGAPFYDAYACADGRYVTVGAVEPQFYASVLRVMGLDGEYDVASQNDVAQWPARKARFAEVFRSRTREEWVRAFTGQEACFSPVLSLDEAREHPVNVERGTFVEVDGHVQPAPAPRFSATPSATPGPVALAGQHTVEALRDWGVDAGAVDALLASGAARTNPHV, from the coding sequence ATGGGTGCACTGGACGGACTGAAGGTCATCGAGATCGCGGGCCTCGGCCCCGGACCGTTCGCGTGCATGGCGCTCGCGGACATGGGCGCCGAGGTGCTGCGCGTGGACCGCGCGTCCGCGGTGGACGGCGCCGACGGCCGGCCGGAGACCACGCAGCCGGACTACCTGCTCTACCGGGGCCGACGGTCGGTCGCGCTGGACCTCAAGCACCCGGACGGCGTCGCCACCGTGCTGCGGCTCGTGGAGCGGGCCGACGTGCTGGTCGAGGGCTTCCGCCCCGGGGTCGCCGAGCGGCTGGGCATCGGTCCGGACGCGTGCCACGCGGTCAACCCGCGCCTCGTGTACGGGCGGATGACCGGCTGGGGGCAGGACGGGGCGATGGCCCGCGAGCCCGGCCACGACATCAACTACATCGCGCTCACCGGCGCGCTGGACGCGACCGGTCGGGCGGGTCAGCCCCCGACGCCGCCGCTCAACCTCGTCGGCGACTTCGGTGGGGGCGGGATGCTGCTGGCGGTGGGGATCCTCGCCGCGCTGTGGTCCGCGCGCTCGACGGGCGCGGGCCAGGTGGTGGACGCCGCGATGGTCGACGGCGCCGCCCTGCTGATGACCGGCTTCTTCGGCTGGCGGGACCTCGGGCAGTGGTCCGCCGAGCGCGGCACGAACCTGCTGGACAGCGGCGCGCCGTTCTACGACGCGTACGCGTGCGCCGACGGGAGGTACGTCACGGTCGGCGCGGTCGAGCCGCAGTTCTACGCGTCGGTCCTGCGGGTCATGGGACTGGACGGCGAGTACGACGTCGCGTCCCAGAACGACGTCGCGCAGTGGCCGGCGCGCAAGGCCCGCTTCGCCGAGGTGTTCCGCTCGCGCACGCGCGAGGAGTGGGTGCGGGCGTTCACCGGGCAGGAGGCCTGCTTCTCGCCGGTGCTGTCCCTGGACGAGGCGCGCGAGCACCCGGTCAACGTCGAGCGCGGCACCTTCGTCGAGGTCGACGGGCACGTGCAGCCGGCGCCGGCGCCGCGCTTCTCCGCCACCCCGAGTGCGACCCCGGGACCGGTCGCGCTGGCGGGCCAGCACACGGTCGAGGCGCTGCGGGACTGGGGTGTCGACGCGGGCGCGGTCGACGCGCTGCTCGCCTCGGGCGCGGCGCGGACGAACCCGCACGTGTGA
- a CDS encoding SDR family NAD(P)-dependent oxidoreductase, with protein sequence MTSIPAPFSTFDLTGRTAVITGGSRGLGRETTLAFARAGADVLISSRRVESCEALAREVRETTGRRAVVHAAHAGKWDEIDGLAAAAYAAFDRVDVLVNNAGMSPFYETPSTVTEELWRKVVDVNLTGPFRLSALIGERMVADGGGSIINVSSAAANAPHGGVIPYAAAKAGLNAMTQAYARAFGPTVRVNAVLPGAFLTDISKAWDMEEFERHAAGFALRRGGEAHEIVGTMLYLASDASSYTTGALLAVDGGYVLPGDAG encoded by the coding sequence GTGACCTCGATCCCCGCGCCGTTCTCCACGTTCGACCTCACCGGCCGCACCGCGGTCATCACCGGCGGCAGCCGCGGCCTCGGCCGCGAGACGACCCTCGCGTTCGCGCGCGCCGGGGCGGACGTGCTGATCTCCTCGCGCCGCGTCGAGTCCTGCGAGGCGCTCGCCCGCGAGGTGCGGGAGACGACCGGCCGCCGCGCCGTCGTGCACGCCGCGCACGCCGGGAAGTGGGACGAGATCGACGGCCTCGCCGCCGCCGCGTACGCGGCGTTCGACCGCGTCGACGTGCTCGTCAACAACGCCGGCATGTCCCCGTTCTACGAGACCCCGTCGACCGTCACCGAGGAGCTGTGGCGCAAGGTCGTCGACGTGAACCTCACCGGGCCGTTCCGCCTGTCCGCGCTCATCGGGGAGCGGATGGTCGCCGACGGCGGCGGGTCGATCATCAACGTGTCCTCCGCGGCGGCGAACGCCCCGCACGGCGGCGTCATCCCCTACGCGGCCGCGAAGGCCGGCCTCAACGCGATGACCCAGGCCTACGCGCGCGCCTTCGGGCCGACCGTGCGCGTGAACGCCGTGCTGCCCGGCGCGTTCCTCACCGACATCTCCAAGGCGTGGGACATGGAGGAGTTCGAGCGCCACGCGGCCGGGTTCGCGCTGCGCCGCGGCGGCGAGGCGCACGAGATCGTCGGCACGATGCTCTACCTCGCCTCCGACGCCTCCTCGTACACGACCGGTGCGCTGCTCGCCGTCGACGGCGGCTACGTGCTGCCCGGCGACGCGGGCTGA
- a CDS encoding alpha/beta fold hydrolase has translation MNEEQITRVGDVELCHQSFGDPADPALLLVMGLGFQMIAWPDGFCERLAARGLHVVRFDNRDSGRSTHLDHLGAPSRRELFTGRVAAPAYTLADMGADAFGLLSALGIERAHVVGASMGGMIAQTMAAAQPGRVLSLTSIMSTTGSRRVGRPTLKALRFLVSPPAATREDYVEKGLRAARVLGSPTLTKSEAVRRDLLERTWDRGITPAGFARQLAAIVSDGDRTAALRTIRAPTLVIHGAADPLIRPSGGLATRRAIPGANLLLLDAMGHDLPEPLWPVMVDGIAGNAARA, from the coding sequence ATGAACGAGGAGCAGATCACCCGCGTCGGGGACGTCGAGCTGTGCCACCAGTCCTTCGGCGATCCGGCCGACCCGGCGCTGCTGCTCGTCATGGGTCTGGGGTTCCAGATGATCGCGTGGCCGGACGGGTTCTGCGAGCGGCTCGCGGCGCGCGGCCTGCACGTCGTGCGGTTCGACAACCGGGACTCCGGGCGCTCCACGCACCTCGACCATCTCGGCGCGCCGTCGCGTCGTGAGCTCTTCACCGGCCGCGTCGCCGCGCCCGCGTACACGCTCGCGGACATGGGGGCGGACGCGTTCGGGCTGCTGTCGGCGCTGGGGATCGAGCGGGCGCACGTGGTGGGCGCGTCGATGGGCGGAATGATCGCCCAGACGATGGCCGCGGCCCAGCCGGGACGGGTGCTGAGCCTCACGTCGATCATGTCGACGACCGGCAGCCGCCGGGTGGGCCGGCCGACGCTCAAGGCGCTGCGGTTCCTCGTCAGCCCGCCCGCCGCCACGCGCGAGGACTACGTCGAGAAGGGCCTGCGGGCGGCGCGCGTGCTCGGCTCCCCGACGCTGACGAAGAGCGAGGCGGTGCGCCGCGACCTGCTGGAGCGCACCTGGGACCGCGGGATCACCCCGGCGGGCTTCGCGCGCCAGCTGGCCGCGATCGTCTCCGACGGTGACCGGACGGCGGCGCTGCGCACGATCCGCGCGCCCACGCTCGTCATCCACGGCGCCGCCGACCCGCTGATCCGGCCGTCGGGCGGTCTCGCGACTCGCAGGGCGATCCCCGGTGCCAACCTGCTGCTGCTCGACGCGATGGGCCACGACCTGCCCGAGCCGCTGTGGCCGGTGATGGTCGACGGGATCGCCGGGAACGCCGCGCGCGCCTGA
- a CDS encoding calcium-binding protein produces the protein MRSRLLILLVPLALAAPGTVSHAEPSADPAVLCEQSHPDDTCQDGGGRRVPGGGEKVSHVGWPAITGVFWQVKSASGRRFSGGPANDELLGHHGDDRIQGGAGRDVLWGDWDPEGNTTRQRDLLDGGPGDDWLYTSHGHNTVRGGSGADLVWAYYGRGTIDCGPGFDTLRIRLQHGYRVRNCERIRNFCAHGSKPGNAGGCYRPGENPRRER, from the coding sequence GTGCGCTCCCGTCTGCTGATCCTTCTCGTGCCGCTCGCCCTCGCCGCGCCGGGGACCGTCTCGCACGCCGAGCCGTCGGCGGACCCCGCGGTGCTCTGCGAGCAGTCCCACCCGGACGACACCTGCCAGGACGGCGGTGGTCGGCGCGTGCCGGGCGGCGGGGAGAAGGTCTCGCACGTCGGGTGGCCCGCGATCACCGGCGTGTTCTGGCAGGTGAAGTCGGCGTCCGGCCGGCGGTTCAGTGGCGGGCCGGCCAACGACGAGCTGCTCGGCCACCACGGCGACGACCGCATCCAGGGCGGTGCCGGGCGCGACGTGCTCTGGGGCGACTGGGATCCGGAGGGCAACACGACCCGCCAGCGCGACTTGCTGGACGGCGGCCCGGGTGACGACTGGCTGTACACCTCGCACGGGCACAACACGGTGCGTGGCGGCAGCGGCGCGGACCTGGTGTGGGCGTACTACGGGCGCGGCACGATCGACTGCGGGCCGGGGTTCGACACGCTGCGGATCCGGCTGCAGCACGGCTATCGGGTGCGGAACTGCGAGCGGATCCGGAACTTCTGCGCGCACGGTTCGAAGCCGGGCAACGCCGGAGGGTGTTACAGGCCTGGCGAGAATCCGCGCAGAGAGCGGTGA
- a CDS encoding RecQ family ATP-dependent DNA helicase: protein MHDALTQLASVFADPAAPGASAALDGIRGRWSTFTKAERDALTPLAKLAAQRVKDANVPALFALEEEPAPPPAPSAAAPAPVADVEPAGPTAADEDDYLAYLASMEEAGPAAGEGAPVFAAEPYAAPVPAGPAPDRTSLADVDPDSLLGLLGLSQFRPGQREAVLAALQGRDALVVMPTGGGKSLCYQLPALAGPDLTVVVSPLIALMRDQCARLTDLGHPAVMLASGGDGSANRAALDGIRDGSAKVVFAAPERFASGAFRAALRTRAIALFVVDEAHCVSEWGHDFRPDYLRLAGVIAELGHPPVMACTATATPKVADEIAVRLALRDPERVRSGFDRPNLSFDVLPFDGEGSVARKRATLVAGVSMEENRPAVVYCGTRKSTEEIADLLASSALRVAAYHAGMNADTRAAAQDAFMRGEVDVVVATNAFGMGVDKADVRSVWHWALPSSLEAYYQEAGRGGRDGQLARAVLLASRSDLGRLVRFINEAEVKVAQVGALVGRLRAQAGPDGVVEEDARADRDRVALAVAERAGALRLSPGAGGRLRVELLSGELDHREVAQLCRAATNRRWEAYRSIEAYANGGDGACRRRQLLDHFGDPEEGAPVGRCCDVHDPVDWLPEIRVSASRSRSRSGGGATAADDGPPVADRDLEPLKAWRRSRANGKPAYTVANDATLREIVRRRPSTEHELLAIKGIGPSFVEKHADSLLELLHG from the coding sequence GTGCACGACGCGCTGACCCAGCTGGCCTCCGTCTTCGCCGATCCCGCCGCGCCGGGGGCGTCGGCGGCGCTCGACGGGATCCGGGGCCGCTGGAGCACGTTCACGAAGGCCGAGCGGGACGCGCTGACGCCGCTGGCGAAGCTCGCGGCGCAGCGGGTGAAGGACGCCAACGTCCCGGCGCTGTTCGCGCTGGAGGAGGAGCCGGCCCCGCCGCCCGCCCCGAGCGCGGCGGCTCCGGCCCCGGTCGCGGACGTCGAGCCGGCGGGGCCGACCGCGGCCGACGAGGACGACTACCTCGCCTACCTGGCCTCGATGGAGGAGGCGGGCCCCGCGGCGGGCGAGGGCGCGCCGGTGTTCGCGGCGGAGCCGTACGCGGCGCCCGTCCCGGCCGGTCCGGCGCCCGACCGCACCTCGCTGGCGGACGTCGATCCGGACTCGCTGCTCGGGCTGCTGGGCCTGTCGCAGTTCCGTCCCGGGCAGCGGGAGGCGGTGCTGGCTGCGCTGCAGGGGCGCGACGCGCTCGTGGTGATGCCGACCGGCGGCGGCAAGTCGCTCTGCTACCAGCTGCCGGCGCTCGCCGGTCCGGACCTGACCGTGGTGGTGTCGCCGCTGATCGCGCTGATGCGCGACCAGTGCGCGCGGCTGACCGACCTCGGTCACCCGGCGGTGATGCTCGCCTCCGGCGGCGACGGCTCCGCCAACCGCGCGGCGCTCGACGGCATCCGCGACGGCAGCGCGAAGGTCGTCTTCGCCGCGCCGGAGCGGTTCGCCTCGGGCGCGTTCCGGGCCGCGCTGCGCACGCGCGCGATCGCCCTGTTCGTCGTCGACGAGGCGCACTGCGTCAGCGAGTGGGGCCACGACTTCCGTCCCGACTACCTGCGCCTCGCCGGGGTGATCGCCGAGCTCGGTCACCCGCCGGTGATGGCGTGCACGGCGACCGCGACGCCGAAGGTCGCCGACGAGATCGCGGTGCGCCTGGCGCTGCGCGACCCGGAGCGCGTGCGGTCCGGCTTCGACCGGCCGAACCTGTCGTTCGACGTGCTGCCGTTCGACGGCGAGGGCAGCGTCGCGCGCAAGCGGGCGACGCTCGTCGCGGGCGTGTCGATGGAGGAGAACCGGCCGGCGGTCGTGTACTGCGGCACGCGCAAGAGCACGGAGGAGATCGCGGACCTGCTCGCGTCGAGCGCGCTGCGGGTCGCCGCGTACCACGCGGGGATGAACGCCGACACGCGCGCCGCCGCGCAGGACGCGTTCATGCGCGGCGAGGTCGACGTGGTCGTCGCGACGAACGCGTTCGGCATGGGCGTCGACAAGGCCGACGTGCGCAGCGTCTGGCACTGGGCGCTGCCGTCCTCGCTGGAGGCCTACTACCAGGAGGCGGGCCGTGGCGGCCGTGACGGGCAGCTGGCCCGCGCGGTGCTGCTGGCGTCGCGGTCGGACCTGGGGCGGCTCGTGCGGTTCATCAACGAGGCCGAGGTGAAGGTCGCGCAGGTCGGTGCGCTGGTCGGCCGCCTGCGGGCGCAGGCCGGGCCGGACGGCGTCGTCGAGGAGGACGCGCGCGCCGACCGCGACCGGGTGGCGCTCGCGGTCGCCGAGCGCGCGGGCGCGCTGCGCCTGTCCCCGGGCGCGGGCGGGCGGCTGCGGGTGGAGCTGCTCTCCGGCGAGCTCGACCATCGCGAGGTCGCGCAGCTGTGCCGGGCGGCGACGAACCGCCGCTGGGAGGCGTACCGCTCGATCGAGGCGTACGCCAACGGCGGGGACGGCGCGTGCCGCCGCCGCCAGCTGCTGGACCACTTCGGCGACCCGGAGGAGGGCGCGCCGGTCGGCCGCTGCTGCGACGTGCACGACCCGGTGGACTGGCTGCCGGAGATCCGGGTGAGCGCGTCGCGGTCGCGCTCCCGCTCCGGGGGCGGCGCGACCGCGGCCGACGACGGTCCGCCGGTGGCGGATCGCGACCTCGAGCCGCTGAAGGCGTGGCGCCGGTCGCGCGCGAACGGCAAGCCCGCCTACACGGTGGCCAACGACGCGACGCTGCGCGAGATCGTGCGCAGGCGGCCGAGCACCGAGCACGAGCTGCTGGCGATCAAGGGCATCGGGCCGAGCTTCGTCGAGAAGCACGCGGACTCGCTGCTCGAGCTGCTGCACGGCTGA